Proteins encoded in a region of the Panicum hallii strain FIL2 chromosome 3, PHallii_v3.1, whole genome shotgun sequence genome:
- the LOC112887303 gene encoding serine/threonine-protein phosphatase PP1-like, translating into MMMTRAPMGPMEGAAVDEVVRRLVEGGRGGRQVQLSEAEIRQLCVEGKRVLLSQPNLLRIHAPVKICGDIHGQFVDLLRLFDLGGYPPASTYVFLGDYVDRGKQSLETICLLLAYKIRYPEKIFLLRGNHEDAKINRVYGFYDECKRRFNVRLWKIFSDCFNCLPIAAVIDDKILCMHGGLSPELNSLDQIKDIERPAEIPDYGLLCDLLWSDPSPDGEGWGESDRGVSCTFGADKLVEFLEKNDLDLICRAHQVVEDGYEFFAQRRLVTIFSAPNYCGEFDNVGALLSIDESLMCSFQILKPTDMGPPHARKQIPNKPARG; encoded by the exons ATGATGATGACGCGGGCCCCGATGGGGCCGATGGAGGGCGCGGCGGTGGACGAGGTGGTGCGCCGGCTCGTGgagggcggccgcggcgggcgcCAGGTGCAGCTGTCGGAGGCGGAGATCCGGCAGCTCTGCGTCGAGGGCAAGCGGGTGCTCCTCTCCCAGCCCAACTTGCTCCGAATCCACGCCCCCGTCAAGATCTGCG GCGATATTCATGGACAGTTTGTTGACCTTCTGAGACTGTTTGATTTGGGTGGTTATCCTCCAGCTTCAACTTATGTATTCCTAGGAGATTATGTTGATAGAGGCAAACAGAGCTTGGAAACTATATGCTTGCTGCTGGCATACAAAATCAGGTACCCTGAAAAGATTTTCCTGTTGCGAGGGAACCATGAAGATGCGAAAATCAACAGAGTATATGGTTTCTACGATGAGTGCAAAAGGAGGTTCAATGTCCGGCTGTGGAAGATATTCTCGGATTGCTTCAACTGCCTGCCTATTGCAGCAGTCATTGATGACAAGATACTGTGCATGCATGGTGGTCTCTCACCTGAATTGAATAGTTTGGACCAGATAAAGGATATTGAGAGGCCTGCTGAGATTCCTGATTATGGTCTCCTCTGTGATTTGCTTTGGTCTGATCCTAGCCCAGATGGAGAAGGATGGGGGGAGAGTGACAGAGGTGTTTCATGTACGTTTGGTGCAGATAAGCTTGTAGAGTTTTTGGAGAAGAATGATCTCGATCTTATTTGCCGAGCTCATCAG GTGGTTGAAGATGGCTATGAGTTCTTCGCACAACGGCGATTAGTGACAATCTTCTCTGCTCCGAATTATTGTGGAGAATTTGATAATGTGGGTGCTCTATTGAGCATAGATGAGAGCCTAATGTGTTCATTTCAGATCCTGAAGCCAACTGATATGGGTCCACCACATGCTAGAAAACAAATTCCAAATAAG CCAGCCAGAGGGTGA